The nucleotide window AAGACGACGACTGGATGACGGTCGTCGGCATCGTCGGCGACGTGAAAGATTTCCCCGACTCGCCCGAAGCGCACCCGGCCTTCTACTGGCCGCACGCACAGGTGGCGGCCAGCGAGATGTTTCTCGCCGTCCGCACGAACGGCAAGCCGCTGGGGCTCGCCGACAGCGTGCGCCGCGAGGTCGCGGCCCTCGACAAAGACCTGGCCGTGTCGGACATCCGGGCGCTGGATCAGGTGGCCGGCGCGGCGCTCGCCGGGCAGCGCTTCACATTGCTGCTAGTCGGCCTGTTCGCCGTTACCGCGCTGACCCTGGCGGCAGTCGGCATCTATGGCGTCATGGCTTATCTGGTCGCGCAGCGCACACATGAGATCGGCATCCGCATTGCGCTCGGCGCACAGACGGGCAAGGTGCTGCGCATCGTCATTGGACAGGGGATGCGGATGGCGCTGGCGGGCATTGGCGTCGGGTTGGGGGCGGCTCTGGCACTGACGCGACTGATGTCGAGTCTGCTGTTCGGCGTCGCGCCGACTGACCCGCTGGTCTTCACCGGCATCGCCTTGCTGCTGACGCTGGTGGCTCTGCTGGCGTGCTACGTGCCCGCCCGCCGCGCCGCCCGGACCGATCCGATGGTGGCATTGCGGTATGAGTAGGCAGGAGGCAGGAGGCAGGAGGCAGGAGGCAGTAGACGGCAAGTCCTGGGTTAATGATTACCTGGGCCTTCCTGCCTATTGCGGATCATTGCCTATAGTCCTGACTGCCTCCTGCCTCCTGCTTCCTGCTTCCTGATTATCGGAGGTGAACTATGCACACAATCATTCAAGACCTGCGTTACGGGCTGCGGCTGTTGCTCAAGCGGCCCGGCTTTACGTTCTTAGCCATCATCACACTGGCCTTAGGGATTGGCGCCAATACTGCTATCTTCAGCGTCGTGGATGCGGTCTTGCTGCGCCCGTTGCCCTACCCACAGGCCGACCGGCTGGTCTTCCTCTGGTCAACGATGATCGGCCAGGGCGTGCCGACTTCGGGCAGCTCGATGCCGGATTACCGCGACTGGCGCGACCGCAACGACACGCTCGAAGGGCTCGGCGCTTTTTATTATGGCGACTTCAGCCTCTCTTCGGCGGGCAGCGAGCCGGAGCGCGTCCAGGGTGCTTACATCACGCCGAACCTCTTCGATGTGTTGAAAGTTACGCCGGCGCTTGGGCGCGGCTTTATGCCCGAAGAAGATCAGTACGGGCGGCACCGCGTCGTCCTGCTCAGCTATGGGCTGTGGCAGCGGCGCTTCGCCGGCGATCCCGGCATCGTCGGGCGCGAGATCAAGGTTGGCGGCGAAGGCTTCACGGTCGCCGGGGTTATGCCACGAGGCATGCCGTTTTTCGACAACCTGCCCGAAGTCGAGATGTGGAGGCCAATCGCCTTTGTGTCCGGCGATAGCCTCGACACCCGCGACAATCACTACGCCACTCTTGTCGGACGGCTCAAGCCGGGCGTCACCACGGCGCAGGCGCAAGAGCAGATGAGCGCCATTGCCCGCCAGATTGAAGAAGCCCACGCTGAAAACAAAGGCATCGGCGCGCAGGTCGTGGCGGCGCAAGAACAGCTCACCGGCGATTCGCGGACCGCATTGCTGGTGCTGTTGGGCGCGGTCGCTTTCGTGTTGCTGGTCGCCTGTGTCAATGTCGCCAACTTGATGCTGGCGCGAGCGGCGGCGCGCGAGCGCGAGCTAGCGATCCGCGCCAGCCTCGGCGCGAGCCGTGCGCGCATCATCCGGCAAATGGTGATCGAGTGTCTGCCGTTCAGCTTGATCGGCGCCGGCCTCGGCGTCTTGCTGGCGCTGTGGGGCATTGATCTGCTGTCGGCGCTGCTGCCCAATTCGCTGCCGCGCTACAACTCAATTGCCGTCAACGGGCGCGTGCTCGGCTTCACGCTGGCCGTCGCGTTGTTTACTGTCTTGCTCGCCGGTCTGTTGCCTGCATTACAAGCCGTCAAGGCCGACGTGCAGGCGGCGCTCAACGAAGGCGGGCGCAGCGGCGCGGGCGGCGGCAGGCAAGGACGCTTGCGCCGCTTGCTGGTCGTCGCTGAAGTGGCCCTGGCGCTGGTGCTATTGATCGGCGCCGGCCTGATGATGCGCAGCTTCATCAAGCTGCGGCAGGTGGATGTCGGCTTCAGCGCCCGCAATGTTCTGACCATGCGAATCGCGCTGCCCGACGCCAAGTACGCAGTGCCCCGGAGCGCCAGCGATCCGCGCCAGCCGGCGGGCCTGACCTTCTTTGACCAGTTGCTCACCCGCGTCGAAGCGTTGCCCGGTGTCAAGAGCGTCACCGCCGGCTCGATCCTGCCGCTCGGCGCCGGCTCAGGCTGGGGCAAGCTCATGAGCGTCGAAGGTCGCCCGGCGCCGCCTTCGCTCGATCAAGTCCCGGTCGTGCGCTTCGCTTTGATCAGCCCGAATTACTTTCGCACCTTTGGCATCAGCATAGACCAGGGCCGCGCCTTTACGCCGCAGGATGACGAGAAGGGGCAACCGGTCGCCATCATCAACGAGACGGTGGCGCGGCGCTTCTTTCCCGGCGAAGACCCTGTCGGCAAGACGATCTGGATGGGGCCGCCTGAGCATCTGTTGCCTGCCGACGCGCAGACGCCGGATAATCGTTTCGTTCGTCGCTTGATCGTCGGCGTGGTCGCCGATGTCAAAGGTGGCAGCCTCAACCTGCCGCCTGCCGCCTACGTCTACGCGCCGCTGCACCAGTACCGGCGCGAAGGCTATACCAACACGCTGATGCTCGCCGTCGAGACCGAAGGCAAGCCGGAAGCCCTGGCCGCGGCCATTCGCGAACAGGTGCAGGCGCTCGACCCCGACCAGCCAATCAGTAATGTACGTAACATGAACGAGTTGCTCGACCGGGCGCTCTCGGCAGCCAAGTTCAGCCTGTTACTGCTCGGCCTGTTTGCCGGCGTCGCCCTGGTGCTGGCGGCGGTCGGCATCTACGGCGTGATGTCGTATGCAGTGACGCAGCGCACACATGAGATCGGCGTGCGGATGGCGCTCGGAGCGCGGCCCGCTGACGTGATGCGGATGGTCATTCGTCAAGGCATGTTGTTGGCGGCGGCGGGCGTCGGGGTCGGCGTTGTTGGCGCATGGGCGTTGACGCGCTTGATGGCGAGCCTGTTGTTCGGCGTCAGCGCCAGCGACCCGTTGACCTTCGCGCTGATCGCTTTGCTGCTCGCAGGTGTCGCGCTCGTAGCCTGCTACCTGCCGGCGCGCCGCGCCACCCGTGTCGATCCGATGATCGCGCTCAGGTACGAATAGCAGAAAGTCGTTCTCAGTCCCGTAGGGACGCGATGTTTATAGTAATCAGCGTGAAAAAAATTCAAGCCCCGTAGGGGCGCAATGGCGCCATTGCGCCCCTACGGGGCTTGAAAACAAACCGACTTGATCACTATAAACATTGCGCTCCTAACGGAGCGCCCGGTTGTCTGAATTCCCGGCGGAGAGTACTTATGCAAACCCTGCTGCAAGACCTGCGCTACGGCGCGCGCATGCTGCGCCGCCAGCCCGGCTTCACACTTGTAGC belongs to Blastocatellia bacterium and includes:
- a CDS encoding ABC transporter permease, encoding MHTIIQDLRYGLRLLLKRPGFTFLAIITLALGIGANTAIFSVVDAVLLRPLPYPQADRLVFLWSTMIGQGVPTSGSSMPDYRDWRDRNDTLEGLGAFYYGDFSLSSAGSEPERVQGAYITPNLFDVLKVTPALGRGFMPEEDQYGRHRVVLLSYGLWQRRFAGDPGIVGREIKVGGEGFTVAGVMPRGMPFFDNLPEVEMWRPIAFVSGDSLDTRDNHYATLVGRLKPGVTTAQAQEQMSAIARQIEEAHAENKGIGAQVVAAQEQLTGDSRTALLVLLGAVAFVLLVACVNVANLMLARAAARERELAIRASLGASRARIIRQMVIECLPFSLIGAGLGVLLALWGIDLLSALLPNSLPRYNSIAVNGRVLGFTLAVALFTVLLAGLLPALQAVKADVQAALNEGGRSGAGGGRQGRLRRLLVVAEVALALVLLIGAGLMMRSFIKLRQVDVGFSARNVLTMRIALPDAKYAVPRSASDPRQPAGLTFFDQLLTRVEALPGVKSVTAGSILPLGAGSGWGKLMSVEGRPAPPSLDQVPVVRFALISPNYFRTFGISIDQGRAFTPQDDEKGQPVAIINETVARRFFPGEDPVGKTIWMGPPEHLLPADAQTPDNRFVRRLIVGVVADVKGGSLNLPPAAYVYAPLHQYRREGYTNTLMLAVETEGKPEALAAAIREQVQALDPDQPISNVRNMNELLDRALSAAKFSLLLLGLFAGVALVLAAVGIYGVMSYAVTQRTHEIGVRMALGARPADVMRMVIRQGMLLAAAGVGVGVVGAWALTRLMASLLFGVSASDPLTFALIALLLAGVALVACYLPARRATRVDPMIALRYE